Sequence from the Nasonia vitripennis strain AsymCx chromosome 5, Nvit_psr_1.1, whole genome shotgun sequence genome:
CCCGAATCTCCCCGTCTCTTTCTCCTGCAGCGGAGTATGGAAAGCAATCGTCATCGACGCCGTAATCGAGTCGTTGCATGAAAGTGTCTTATAACGAGCGCAAAGAGCAGAGCGTAAGTATAGCGAAAATATTATAACAGTATCGCAGGCAAGTGTACGCGTACGCAGCATAGAATCGAGCATAAGTGCAGCAGCGCAAGCACGAACATAGTGTCCGACTCATCGGCTCAGCCAATCGGCTGCGGAGATCGGCGCGTCAAAACAACCGCCAGGCCTGCCCTATCCGGCCGCCTGTGTAGTGTCTTTGCCGTATGGCAGTGTGTATAAGTATAGCGGGGAGACCAAACGAGGCTGTGCCGCAGACAAAGACAgtatagagggagagagagagaggcctgAAGTTAACGGACGCGGGGGCCACTGACTCGCTCCGTCTCTCTCAACTCTTTCCGCTCCCTCGCGACAGTATAGTGTAGTCAGCGAGACGCTTCattcgagcgagcgagctcgaCAGTGGCGGAGGATTTTCCATCCAGAGGTGAGTCTCTTTCGTTGTCTCTGCGTGTATAACCTATATCTCTCTCCGCGCCTCTCTCGATTTcgatttctttgtttacatCAGTGCTCCGCgtactctctctctgtatctcGCAGGTGTCGTCCGCCCCGGGCTCTCCATATGATACACTAGAGGATCGTCGAGATCACAGCCAAGAAGAAAGTGACAATGGCGAAGCAGCTCTGCTGCGTCGTGCTGTGCAGCCTCGCGCTTGCGAGCGTCTCCTCGTTCGACATCAGCTTCGGCGACGTGACGGAGGTGCTGAAATTCAGCCGCGAGGTAGTGACGGATGTGCTCGAGTCGTACCACATGATCAAGCCCAAGCGACCCGGCGACGATGACACGGACTTCCCGTTCGTCAAGAGGATGGAGAAGCGACTGATGAATCACATAACCCAAGTCTCCAGGAAGATCGACGTCTTCGAGGGTAGACTCGAGCACAGGACGGAGATCGTACTCGACGCGATCCTCACCAAAGTGCCCGAGCGCGAGATGCTCGAGTCGTCGATGCACGACCTCTGGAAGTATCTCGGCCAGATCGATAATCTCTACCAGAACTTCCTGCACTACGCCTCGGCGCCCCAGAGGTACGAGCAGTACACCATGGAGGATTTCGCCAAAAACGCCGTTAGCTCCAGTCTGAACGCGCTGCCGGATGTGCTCAAGATGATTCACAGGCTCGTCGTGCCGCCCAACTGGGACGTCGACATCTTCCACAGGAGCATCCTCACGCTTCTCGCTAAGAACATGCAGGTTCGGTATCTTcctattttaataaaaaaaactcgtaTTTCTGCGTTCGGATTGAACGTTGACCCTTGCGAATTGAGCAACGGCGCATGACTgcatcgctctctctctcgctctctctctctctttctccgaagGTCGACGGGATTTATCTCCGCGACTGAGAATGAAAACAGCCGATAGACGCACTTCTCGCTTtcattccgcgcgcgcgtatgctTGTTTCAATCTCGTTTCCAACAAAGACacttacgcgcgcgcgtgcaataAATCGGAGCAGTTTAGATCGACCAATGTATGTAATGACTGCGGAGACTCCTCCGAATGTATCCGGCCGATGCGCGCAATGAAGAGCGCTTTTCGCTTGCGCAAAACACGTGTATCCGTGCGTAAGTTGCTTACGTCGTTGCGTATACACACAAGTGCATTGTGTACTACTATAATAACGGGAGTTTCGGAGCCCGAGTGTATAATGGCACAGTGTCTTTCTTACACTCGCCGCTTTCCAATTTGGACATCCCGCGGGGGGGCGTTTGTTGCCGGGACATTCGCGGAAGGAGCTGCGTGTGTCaggattaaaaataaacgcgTCGAGCGTCCTTACGCTCCTGGAAGTGCGTTTCTCGCGAGGCGAGTAAATAAATGTAGTATCCTACACACACTCGCTCCGACCTTCGTGACGAGTCAGAGATGACTTCCGCGAAAATTGCAGCGGTTGCACTTACACGACCATCAATCTGACTCCCCTCTGATGCTCAATCTCTTAATCATCCGCGTGTCTCCGGTGACCATTGCCGGAAGTCGCGCCGAATCTGAGCCGTTCGAGATTTCATTGCAAATAAGCGGGAAAAAAGATTGTTTTTCCGAAGCCTGTAAGTACGGTCGCGCCGTTGCATAATTAAAGACGGATCTCGTTATGCAATTACGGACGGTTCGATTCTTCTTCTCcttatttcaattttcgacCACGTTTTGCGCGAGTATATTCAGCGATAAAGCTCGAGAGCTTTTTCTAGAAACTGTAACTATGAATCGCCTTCGCTTGTCgatgaaataaatcaagaAGCATCGGCGAACGATATTTCAAGAACGCGGATTTTTACGACGACTGTGTTTGTCTTTGTTCTGTGCGATAATTGAAAGCATCTGCGCGGAGCCGTATTGGATTCGCGCAAGGTCTCTCACACTTCGTCGCATTCCAGACgtcgtttctttcttttttttttttaatgcgcaCAACTAGAGGAGAGCATTGCAACACAGAGCGCTATATATCCCGCGCGATAACTCCAAGATGTGTTTTCGTCGAGCGGAGGATGtgcgataaaaataaaaactcgaaGCCGAAATGAATTCTACGTCCACGCTGCTGTTATCTGATCCCTCTGTTCCGGGGGCACGTGTAAACAAAAGTTCGGATACCCTATACACGTTTCTCTTTGTCAACGATTCAGAGATATATCGCTTGCGATTTGCGTAGCGTGAAAAtagtgtgtgtgcgcgtagAGCGTTGCGCTGAGTTGCGCATTATCCACACTGCTCGAGATAAAAACTCGTGGAGAGATTTCAAAAGACCGATTTTGGAGTAAACGACGCAGAACGGGactggagagagagaaagaaaaaacccGACGGGAAAACCGGCATCAGaggctcttctctcttctcggcGTCGAAGAATCCGAGGATGACGCGTCCGAAGGAGCACCAAAAAGGAGCAAACAAGAATGTATCCATACAGCGCATGTAAATTACACActgccagagagagagagagcgagacagagagagagagagagagagagagagagagagagagagagaagggcaACGAGAGGTGTATATGCGCTGCGAGTTACATTACgtatagagagagggagaaagagagacggagacTGTATACAGCATAAAGAGgcatgcgcgcgctcgctcgctcgctggagagagagaaagaaagacgaCGGTATGTGTGCGGTGGCGGGGCCAGTCGGCGCTCGCGACAGCACCTCGACGGACGTTTGTCTCTCGACATCTTGTCAATATCCTCCGAATAGTCTCGGCCAGTCACTGGCCCGATTCTATACGTTTTTTCGTTCCACAGTCATTTTTCCTTTAGTGTACCCGTAAGTGgcgtcgtttttttttgtttacgttCGCACAGCCAGTTATCGCGAGTGTTCTTTCTTTCCCTTAcctgtgtgggtgtgtgtgtgtgtgtgtgtgtgtacacagaAGGTGTGGGTTGCACACAACAACGCGCGGAGGAAGAGTCGACTTTACACACTTGCACGTATACAGCTGATGACGATTGTTTAGTGTCCTCGTAAGGTCAAGCcttttttcatcgattttAATACCATTCGCGCATTCCTCggcaactttttaaaactttatacTTAGCTGCGCGGCGCCGCTTTCATCAATTAAACACGAGCCTCCGCTGAATTAGACTTAATGCGCCGCCGGGTATAATTGTGTCTTTTTTTCCGACGTAGTCGACGTTAATTCTCTACGAGTTTCTGGGAAAAATTATCGAAGGGAGAGAAGTGCAAGCAACGACGTTGTGAAAGGATTAAGGACTCACGCGATACGCAAACTTGATTGAATAACCGGGTCAGCGAAGCGATAACGCGCGCAGCACACTCGAATCCTTATAAACTCAAGAACGACGCGctgtgttgttgttgtttttatttttgttcgcGCGATTCTAGAGCGCTTTTACTCCCAAATTGGAACTAGACGCCTTTGCTGgatcgtgcgcgcgcgaatcgtTCAATACCTCGGGCGGACTTGTTTGCGCTGACGTCAGGGATTTTACAACGAATCGCGTTATGACATACTTCGTGCGCCGATGACACTTTTATCACCCGACGTGTGCAGGTTCTTTGTCTCGTTTCTAAAAAAGTGAGAATTTCCAAAACACTCGCGTGCACTGGCTGTAGAGCGCAATTAGACGTGTATAACGCCGACGACAATGGAATGACGTTGTCTATCGAGTTCCTCTGACAAACTGCGGGACATTCGAGTCGGCGATGATGTTTATTTGCGTTTTTGTATACCTGTCTGCTTTCCGCTAATGCAAAACGTGCGAATTAGTCGTTACAAGTATTTAGAAGTGAAACTTGAAATATTAGAGATTTGTAGAAAACGAATAATTCGAAGCAAAGAGACTCAGCGAAAAGCAGATAAAAAAATACCCAGTCACATTCTTTCCCGCAGTACACGGTCTAAAGTCACTCGACCCAACGCGATGGGTCTGAAGATCCTTCTGCTCCTATCGCTGAGCGCGATAGCAGCCCAAGCAGCTCGGGCTCGCTCAAAGGAGTTCACCCAGGTGGACAAATTACGCCAGGCTATCCTGCGCATGGACGATGAGAACCAAGATCCTATGTCCAACTCCTGGAACAAGGACGTTTCCTACCAGGACCTCTTCAAGAAGTACAAGGAGTTCGGCGACGAGATGGACCGACAGTTCCCTAACGACATCGAGCCTCACCTCGAGGCCCTCAACAGCCTCTGGCTATGGGCCAGGACACAATCCGAGTTGAGAAGCATCGACGGGATGTACATGACGTTCAGGAAGATGCAGAGAGATCTGGTGGAGAAACAGGAGCCACTGGACATCAAACAGTGGGCGAATTTCGCCAGTACTATGCTGAGCGACGCGAACGTCGCGATTCCACCGGCACTCGAGAGAATCTCCGATTTCATCGTACATCAGTATCTCTTCGTTTCCGCCTATAAGGTACACGCGGGCGACTATATTACGGGGGCTTTAATAGAGAATTAGGTCTTTGCGATGATAATCCGAACGTAGATTGCGAGATGTGATTGTGATTGACGAAGGTGGATGtgtgtaatttttttgttcgttTGCTTTTAACAGGAAGCTTCGACGCAGATATGCAACACGCAGCAGTCTCCGCAGCAGCTGCTCTACAATTTGTACAACAAGATCGCTCTGACCGAGATCAAGGGCTACACGATGATGCAGTTCTCCTGGACTCTTCTCAAGCTCTATAATATTGGTGAGAATCGATGATCGAGATAGGAATTTTATCGATGAGATAGGGGATGTTTTCATGACGACTGTTTAATGCATTAGGCAACTTCACCGAGGAAATGGAACAACTGAAGCAGCAGTACGCCATCAGAACGTCCGAGACTTTGAGGGCCGTCAAGACGGCTATGGTCTTCGCTCCGAGAGAGGTCTGGAAGTGCGATCCCATCAAGCACAAGCTCGGTCAGTGACGAGACACGTTGATGGattatttaactaaaaatataaaatgctGACTATCTCGTGTCCTTGCAGACGTCACCTACACCGAACTGAAGCAGGTCTTCCAGGGCTACCTCGTCAACGAGGTCGACATGAACCCCCAGAGTACGTGCAAGGAGAACTGCGCCTACTACAGCTATTCCAAAGTCCACGGATGTTATCAGAATCAGTTCTGCTCGACGCAGCGTCGTTGCAACGGCAAACTCATAAACTGCCAGTACATAGACTCGGACATGTGGGTCTGCCCTTCGGTAAGTCTAACTATCTTGCTCCTAATTACGGCTGCTTATAGCCCCGGCTATTAGCGAAAATAGTAAAGACGACATTACGCGCTAATGAATCATTAACCGCTGGCGAATTCCTTCCAGGACAAGAGCAGCACTCGCCGCTACGAGTACATCGAGTACGAGAACGGCCAGACTTTCGGACAGAAGGGAACGTGCAAACGGCCCACGACTAAAGTCGACAGCTGGTGGCGTTGGCTTTTCTGGCACTGCAGCTACTGCATGTGCACTTGCGACGACCACAACTCCAGCTCCGACCGTTACTTCAATTTGCGGGATGTCACCTCGGACGTCGACAATAACAAGTGAGTCATACGCGCAACTAAGACCTTATTTTATTCTGTTATTGGCCCTCGTCGGAATTAGatgaaattaaattctcgTTTCCTCTGCGTGCAGAGTCGTTACAGGGGTGCGCTTGAAGAAGGAGAACCAGATCATTCACATTCAGATTCAAGAGGGCACGCTACTGCCGCGTGGCAACATCGATGGAAGTAGCGTTGCTTGGAAGAAGATTGACAACTATACCATTATCGATGCGAACGTGAGAGCCGGTGTCGACTACCATACGATCATGTGGGAGAAGCGGGCCGTTGACCTCGACGACCTCGACTCGCCGGCCGATCACCTTCTGACTGGATTAAGGTTCCGAGTCATCGGCACACACTTGAATCTCGAGATTCAGATGACCCCCTTC
This genomic interval carries:
- the LOC100679659 gene encoding uncharacterized protein LOC100679659 isoform X1, whose protein sequence is MAKQLCCVVLCSLALASVSSFDISFGDVTEVLKFSREVVTDVLESYHMIKPKRPGDDDTDFPFVKRMEKRLMNHITQVSRKIDVFEGRLEHRTEIVLDAILTKVPEREMLESSMHDLWKYLGQIDNLYQNFLHYASAPQRYEQYTMEDFAKNAVSSSLNALPDVLKMIHRLVVPPNWDVDIFHRSILTLLAKNMQEASTQICNTQQSPQQLLYNLYNKIALTEIKGYTMMQFSWTLLKLYNIGNFTEEMEQLKQQYAIRTSETLRAVKTAMVFAPREVWKCDPIKHKLDVTYTELKQVFQGYLVNEVDMNPQSTCKENCAYYSYSKVHGCYQNQFCSTQRRCNGKLINCQYIDSDMWVCPSDKSSTRRYEYIEYENGQTFGQKGTCKRPTTKVDSWWRWLFWHCSYCMCTCDDHNSSSDRYFNLRDVTSDVDNNKVVTGVRLKKENQIIHIQIQEGTLLPRGNIDGSSVAWKKIDNYTIIDANVRAGVDYHTIMWEKRAVDLDDLDSPADHLLTGLRFRVIGTHLNLEIQMTPFNFTTGQLIKEKSLWHSHDTTEASEVYDLNGETQQAKKRTELKLNKPDIPTRSVAQAVPDSQTNQYLLFVPTDLGKDAAQSTVPFIDTQSVEPKPPVPISGAGIFHKGRDGFGGFLSLKLITYNFEPQLHSDLPPAPPAIGLSNDVNTM
- the LOC100679659 gene encoding uncharacterized protein LOC100679659 isoform X2 codes for the protein MCAVAGPVGARDSTSTDVCLSTSCQYPPNSLGQSLARFYTFFRSTVIFPLVYPTRSKVTRPNAMGLKILLLLSLSAIAAQAARARSKEFTQVDKLRQAILRMDDENQDPMSNSWNKDVSYQDLFKKYKEFGDEMDRQFPNDIEPHLEALNSLWLWARTQSELRSIDGMYMTFRKMQRDLVEKQEPLDIKQWANFASTMLSDANVAIPPALERISDFIVHQYLFVSAYKEASTQICNTQQSPQQLLYNLYNKIALTEIKGYTMMQFSWTLLKLYNIGNFTEEMEQLKQQYAIRTSETLRAVKTAMVFAPREVWKCDPIKHKLDVTYTELKQVFQGYLVNEVDMNPQSTCKENCAYYSYSKVHGCYQNQFCSTQRRCNGKLINCQYIDSDMWVCPSDKSSTRRYEYIEYENGQTFGQKGTCKRPTTKVDSWWRWLFWHCSYCMCTCDDHNSSSDRYFNLRDVTSDVDNNKVVTGVRLKKENQIIHIQIQEGTLLPRGNIDGSSVAWKKIDNYTIIDANVRAGVDYHTIMWEKRAVDLDDLDSPADHLLTGLRFRVIGTHLNLEIQMTPFNFTTGQLIKEKSLWHSHDTTEASEVYDLNGETQQAKKRTELKLNKPDIPTRSVAQAVPDSQTNQYLLFVPTDLGKDAAQSTVPFIDTQSVEPKPPVPISGAGIFHKGRDGFGGFLSLKLITYNFEPQLHSDLPPAPPAIGLSNDVNTM
- the LOC100679659 gene encoding uncharacterized protein LOC100679659 isoform X3, translating into MGLKILLLLSLSAIAAQAARARSKEFTQVDKLRQAILRMDDENQDPMSNSWNKDVSYQDLFKKYKEFGDEMDRQFPNDIEPHLEALNSLWLWARTQSELRSIDGMYMTFRKMQRDLVEKQEPLDIKQWANFASTMLSDANVAIPPALERISDFIVHQYLFVSAYKEASTQICNTQQSPQQLLYNLYNKIALTEIKGYTMMQFSWTLLKLYNIGNFTEEMEQLKQQYAIRTSETLRAVKTAMVFAPREVWKCDPIKHKLDVTYTELKQVFQGYLVNEVDMNPQSTCKENCAYYSYSKVHGCYQNQFCSTQRRCNGKLINCQYIDSDMWVCPSDKSSTRRYEYIEYENGQTFGQKGTCKRPTTKVDSWWRWLFWHCSYCMCTCDDHNSSSDRYFNLRDVTSDVDNNKVVTGVRLKKENQIIHIQIQEGTLLPRGNIDGSSVAWKKIDNYTIIDANVRAGVDYHTIMWEKRAVDLDDLDSPADHLLTGLRFRVIGTHLNLEIQMTPFNFTTGQLIKEKSLWHSHDTTEASEVYDLNGETQQAKKRTELKLNKPDIPTRSVAQAVPDSQTNQYLLFVPTDLGKDAAQSTVPFIDTQSVEPKPPVPISGAGIFHKGRDGFGGFLSLKLITYNFEPQLHSDLPPAPPAIGLSNDVNTM